The nucleotide window AATGGGATCAATCCTCTCCCCGCACAAAATGCATCGAAAGGCTAAAAAAGCTAATTTACCGCTATCATCACGGTAATCGAAGCAATATTCTTTCACCATGAGTCCGCTGCACCTGGGACAGATCTCTGTTCCAGGGAGGGGTCTAAAAAGCCGCAACCGGGTTTTTTCTATCATTTTTAGTTCCGATTTTTTTCCTTTCTTATAATTTTGGATTGATTTTTTCCTATTGGGTTGGCTTTTTTGAACCTTAAAATCCTTTTTCATTGTGGCCTCCTTTCTCTTTGAGAGACCTCTTCGACCTAAGTTTGTTTAATGTCTTATTTTATTTAACAAGAATATGTCCACTATATCAATAGTTAAAGCTACTTAACATTAGACAAACACTAGTATTACAGATATATTTACCTTGAACAAATAAAATATTGAAATGTTTCTTTCCTTTTGACGATAAAAAGATCATTTATTTTTGTTAAGTAACGAATTAAAAAAAAAGGCTGTAAAAGGTTGAAACCTCGAATGGGCATTAGCAGTTGTTTATTGGGAGAAAAGGTCCGATTTGACGGCCAGCATAAAAGAGATGTCTTTTTGGTTGAGACTCTTGGATGGTTTGTTGAGTGGGTTCCTGTGTGCCCCGAAATGGAAGCAGGAATGGGTGTTCCCATGGAATCTGTCCGGTTGGTTGGTGCTTTAAAGAATCCACGGTTAATCGGAGAGAAATCCGGCCGGGACTGGACAAAGCCGATGCAGCAATTTTCCCAGCGGAGGGTAAAACAGCTCAAAGGGTTTAATTTGAGTGGGTATGTGCTCAAAAAGAAATCTCCAAGCTGCGGTTTGGAGCGGGTAAAAGTCTATGGAAAGAAGGAAATTCCTTCCTTAAATGGCCGGGGGATCTTTGCAGCAGCTCTGTTATTCCACTTGCCTCTATTGCCGGCTGAGGAGGAGGGGCGGCTGAATGATCCTAAGGTCAGAGAAAACTTTATTGAACGGATATTTGCTTATCAACGATGGCACGCTCTGGCAAAGGAGA belongs to Nitrospiria bacterium and includes:
- a CDS encoding DUF523 and DUF1722 domain-containing protein — protein: MKPRMGISSCLLGEKVRFDGQHKRDVFLVETLGWFVEWVPVCPEMEAGMGVPMESVRLVGALKNPRLIGEKSGRDWTKPMQQFSQRRVKQLKGFNLSGYVLKKKSPSCGLERVKVYGKKEIPSLNGRGIFAAALLFHLPLLPAEEEGRLNDPKVRENFIERIFAYQRWHALAKEKKSPHAIILFHK